One segment of Planctomycetota bacterium DNA contains the following:
- the cysD gene encoding sulfate adenylyltransferase subunit CysD — protein MKNSHLDELEAEAIHILRETAASFERPVLMYSIGKDSTVLLHLARKAFWPGKPPFPLLHVDTTWKFREMIAFRDQVAKDLGVELIVHTNQEGLAQGITPFTHGSKLYTDVMKTQALRQALEQHRFDAAIGGARRDEEKSRAKERVFSFRDSHHRWDPKNQRPELWNLFNTRVLPGESMRVFPLSNWTELDVWLYIHRQKLPVVPLYFARERPVVNRGGTWIMLDDDRMKLKPGEKADRRMVRFRTLGCYPLSGAVESNATTLVEVIEEMLLTRTSERQGRLIDHDAIGSMEEKKREGYF, from the coding sequence ATGAAGAATTCCCACCTGGACGAACTCGAGGCCGAAGCCATCCACATTCTGAGGGAGACGGCGGCCTCGTTCGAGCGGCCGGTGCTGATGTATTCCATCGGCAAGGATTCCACGGTGCTGCTGCACCTTGCCCGCAAGGCGTTCTGGCCGGGCAAGCCTCCCTTCCCGTTGCTGCATGTCGACACCACCTGGAAGTTCCGGGAGATGATCGCCTTCCGCGACCAGGTGGCGAAGGATCTGGGCGTGGAGTTGATCGTGCACACCAATCAGGAGGGCCTGGCCCAGGGCATCACGCCCTTCACCCACGGGTCCAAGCTCTACACGGATGTCATGAAGACCCAGGCGCTTCGGCAGGCGCTGGAGCAGCACCGCTTCGACGCGGCCATCGGCGGCGCCCGTCGCGACGAGGAGAAGAGCCGCGCCAAGGAGCGCGTCTTCAGCTTCCGCGACTCGCATCACCGCTGGGATCCCAAGAACCAGCGGCCGGAGCTGTGGAATCTCTTCAACACCCGTGTTCTTCCCGGCGAGAGCATGCGCGTCTTTCCGCTCTCCAACTGGACCGAGCTGGACGTCTGGCTCTACATCCACCGGCAGAAACTGCCGGTGGTGCCGCTCTATTTCGCCCGGGAGCGACCCGTGGTGAATCGCGGCGGCACCTGGATCATGCTGGACGACGACCGGATGAAATTGAAGCCGGGGGAGAAAGCCGATCGGCGCATGGTGCGCTTCCGCACGCTCGGCTGCTATCCGCTCTCCGGCGCCGTGGAATCGAATGCCACCACGCTGGTCGAGGTGATCGAGGAGATGCTGCTCACCCGCACGTCGGAGCGGCAGGGTCGGCTGA
- the cysC gene encoding adenylyl-sulfate kinase, with protein sequence MPPKIVDGATIWLTGLSGSGKSTIAQELERQLVASGRRAVRLDGDELRRGMNQDLGFDAAGRQEAVRRAGEAALLQAGTGAVAIVSMISPYKSGRDLVRQRHGASNLRFIEVFVDCPLAIAEKRDPKGLYRKARAGLLKGMTGIDDPYEAPQAPEVRLDTSTHSVPQCVDLICIHLRSQEQIM encoded by the coding sequence ATGCCGCCGAAGATCGTTGACGGAGCGACCATCTGGCTCACCGGCCTCTCGGGCTCGGGCAAGAGCACCATCGCCCAGGAGCTCGAGCGCCAGCTCGTGGCCTCGGGCCGTCGCGCGGTTCGGCTGGACGGTGACGAGCTGCGGCGTGGCATGAACCAGGACCTCGGTTTCGACGCGGCGGGTCGGCAGGAGGCGGTGCGCCGCGCCGGCGAGGCCGCGCTGCTGCAGGCCGGGACGGGCGCCGTCGCCATCGTGTCGATGATCTCCCCATACAAGTCCGGCCGCGATCTTGTGCGCCAAAGGCACGGCGCCTCGAACCTTCGATTCATCGAGGTCTTCGTCGATTGTCCCCTTGCCATCGCAGAGAAACGCGATCCCAAGGGGCTCTACCGGAAAGCCCGCGCCGGGCTTCTCAAAGGCATGACGGGCATCGACGATCCCTATGAGGCGCCGCAAGCGCCGGAGGTGCGCCTGGACACATCAACCCACTCGGTTCCGCAATGCGTCGACCTTATTTGCATTCATTTGCGGTCGCAAGAACAAATCATGTAG
- a CDS encoding fatty acid desaturase: MLRYFVPLIVVHAAALLAVMPSLFSWTALLIALAGVHVFGQAITMGYHRLLTHRSFEVPRWFEYGLVVLALCCLEDSPARWVATHRKHHVHSDEPEDPHSPLVTFLWGHMGWLFLHNRELHQWANYERYAKDVLQDPFYMWLEKNPTSPLWFYLGQCVVFFAAPLALSSIWLDWNSALYFAAGVLVWGVFVRTVLVWHITWSVNSLTHLFGYQNHETDENSRNNWLVALVAAGEGWHNNHHHDPSCCSVQHRWWELDVTYWEVRALKAIGIAKDIVPRREVRVEEAQNAARKSVVSSLN, encoded by the coding sequence ATGCTGCGCTATTTTGTGCCGCTGATTGTGGTGCACGCTGCGGCCCTGCTAGCGGTGATGCCGAGTCTGTTCTCCTGGACCGCTCTGCTGATCGCGCTCGCGGGCGTCCACGTCTTCGGCCAGGCGATCACGATGGGCTACCACCGCCTGCTCACCCACCGGAGCTTCGAAGTGCCACGCTGGTTCGAATACGGACTGGTGGTGCTGGCCCTCTGCTGCCTGGAAGATTCTCCGGCGCGTTGGGTGGCGACGCACCGCAAGCATCACGTGCACAGCGACGAGCCCGAGGATCCGCACTCGCCGCTGGTGACCTTCCTGTGGGGGCACATGGGCTGGCTCTTCCTGCACAACCGCGAGCTGCACCAATGGGCGAACTACGAGCGCTACGCCAAGGATGTCCTGCAGGATCCCTTCTACATGTGGCTGGAGAAGAATCCGACCAGCCCGCTCTGGTTCTACCTGGGCCAGTGCGTGGTCTTCTTCGCGGCGCCGCTGGCTCTTTCCAGCATCTGGCTTGACTGGAACAGCGCCCTGTATTTCGCCGCGGGCGTGCTGGTGTGGGGCGTCTTCGTGCGCACCGTGCTGGTCTGGCACATCACCTGGAGCGTGAACAGCCTGACGCATCTCTTCGGCTACCAGAATCACGAGACCGATGAGAACAGCCGCAACAACTGGCTGGTGGCGCTGGTCGCCGCCGGTGAGGGCTGGCACAACAATCATCATCACGACCCCTCCTGCTGCTCCGTGCAGCATCGCTGGTGGGAGCTGGATGTGACCTACTGGGAAGTCCGCGCCTTGAAGGCCATCGGCATCGCCAAGGACATCGTGCCCCGACGCGAGGTGCGCGTCGAGGAAGCCCAGAACGCGGCGCGAAAATCCGTGGTTTCCAGCCTGAACTGA
- a CDS encoding N(4)-(beta-N-acetylglucosaminyl)-L-asparaginase has translation MNENSKSKSTPESAANDASSAESATGPVVLSTWNFGLAANARALSLLDSGGSALDAAESGVMVTEADVNEHTVGLAGYPDRDGFVTLDAAIMDERGRAGSVAFVRGVAHPISLARMVMERTPHVLLVGEGAEQFARSQGVEILPDALHPEARAAWQEWLKEKKYKPQANRENAPRRPADANPSIKGGERDHDTIAMLVRDEQGRLAAACTTSGMSWKMHGRVGDSPIIGAGLYVDGEVGGAVCTGVGEIPMRSVAAFLIVERMRFGASAQEACQEAVARMIRNTPDAGNFQVGVLALSRSGGVGAYSIQSGFTYAMGTAEGNEMRSAAHAF, from the coding sequence ATGAACGAAAATTCAAAATCAAAGTCGACTCCCGAAAGCGCCGCGAACGATGCATCCTCCGCGGAGAGCGCGACCGGACCGGTGGTCCTTTCGACCTGGAACTTTGGGCTGGCCGCCAACGCCAGAGCGCTGAGCCTGCTGGACTCGGGCGGCAGCGCGCTGGACGCCGCGGAGTCGGGCGTCATGGTGACGGAGGCCGATGTCAACGAGCACACCGTGGGGCTGGCCGGATACCCGGACCGCGACGGCTTCGTCACGCTCGACGCCGCCATCATGGATGAGCGCGGCCGCGCCGGCTCGGTCGCCTTTGTGCGCGGCGTGGCCCATCCGATCTCCCTCGCCCGCATGGTGATGGAGCGCACGCCCCATGTATTGCTGGTCGGCGAGGGGGCGGAGCAATTCGCGCGCTCACAGGGGGTGGAGATCCTTCCCGACGCGCTGCATCCGGAGGCGCGGGCCGCGTGGCAGGAGTGGCTGAAGGAGAAGAAGTACAAGCCCCAGGCCAACCGCGAGAACGCGCCGCGCCGGCCGGCGGATGCGAATCCGAGCATCAAAGGCGGCGAGCGCGACCATGACACCATCGCCATGCTGGTGCGCGACGAGCAGGGGCGGCTCGCAGCCGCCTGCACCACCAGCGGCATGTCCTGGAAGATGCATGGTCGCGTCGGCGACTCGCCCATCATCGGGGCCGGACTCTACGTGGATGGCGAGGTGGGCGGCGCAGTCTGCACCGGCGTCGGGGAAATTCCCATGCGCTCGGTCGCCGCGTTTCTGATCGTGGAACGGATGCGATTCGGCGCCTCGGCGCAGGAGGCCTGCCAGGAAGCGGTCGCCCGCATGATCCGCAACACGCCCGATGCCGGAAATTTCCAAGTGGGGGTGCTCGCTCTCTCGCGCAGCGGCGGCGTGGGCGCCTATTCCATCCAGAGCGGCTTCACTTACGCCATGGGCACGGCCGAGGGCAACGAGATGCGCAGCGCCGCCCACGCCTTCTAG
- a CDS encoding DASS family sodium-coupled anion symporter, with product MKRAVFLAGPLLGVLVWFVLGPSGMTGAGLSSNGAIVAGLLAWMAAWWATQAVDLAITGLLPVIVLSLFNIGTTQDILSPYANDIIFLFAGGCTIGFAIERHGLGQRFIAFVLSHIGHSPGRIIAGFLIATSLLSAWVSNTASAAIMLPLAMAAVACFAGGAGEKPEHHRAFLNFERAVLLAVAYGASIGGVMTLLGSPPNPIAAEWLRANGSGMDFLQWSMIGVPTAAVMMIATQIVFRVMCPMKGLSATAISLPVPRGPMSRAARITVVIFACAIVAWVGAPFLKMWIPQLKLRDGMIAIAAAVLLFIIPEKKGSGEAIVPWALTGRLPWGVFILFGGGLSLADAMQSTGVSDAVARSLSGLAVVPAPILLFLVVTMLIFASEIASNTALVATAVPIVGAMAPGLGIPTEKLVVAATLGASFAFMLPVGTPPSALIFSTGRVPMREMLRVGFVLDLCAAAIITVMCSILA from the coding sequence ATGAAGCGCGCCGTGTTCCTCGCCGGACCGCTGCTGGGAGTGCTGGTCTGGTTTGTGCTGGGTCCGTCGGGCATGACGGGTGCCGGGCTTTCCAGCAATGGGGCGATCGTCGCCGGACTGCTGGCGTGGATGGCCGCGTGGTGGGCGACCCAGGCGGTCGATCTGGCGATCACGGGACTGCTGCCGGTCATCGTGCTCTCGCTCTTCAACATCGGCACTACGCAGGACATCCTCTCGCCCTATGCCAACGACATCATCTTTCTCTTCGCCGGCGGATGCACGATCGGGTTCGCCATCGAGCGGCATGGCCTGGGCCAGCGCTTCATCGCCTTTGTGCTCTCGCACATCGGCCACTCGCCGGGCCGCATCATCGCGGGATTTCTGATTGCGACCTCGCTGCTGAGCGCCTGGGTTTCCAACACGGCCTCGGCGGCGATCATGCTGCCGCTGGCCATGGCGGCGGTGGCGTGCTTCGCGGGCGGAGCGGGCGAGAAGCCGGAGCATCACCGCGCCTTTCTGAATTTCGAGCGGGCGGTGCTGCTGGCGGTGGCCTACGGGGCGAGCATCGGCGGCGTCATGACGCTGCTGGGAAGCCCGCCGAATCCGATCGCGGCGGAATGGCTCCGCGCCAACGGATCGGGCATGGATTTCCTGCAGTGGTCGATGATCGGGGTGCCGACGGCGGCGGTGATGATGATCGCCACCCAGATCGTCTTCCGCGTCATGTGCCCGATGAAGGGGCTCTCGGCCACGGCGATCTCGCTGCCGGTGCCGCGCGGGCCGATGAGCCGCGCCGCGCGGATCACCGTGGTCATCTTCGCCTGCGCCATCGTGGCGTGGGTGGGCGCGCCCTTCCTCAAAATGTGGATTCCCCAGCTGAAGCTGCGCGACGGCATGATCGCCATTGCGGCCGCGGTGCTGCTCTTCATCATTCCCGAGAAAAAAGGCAGCGGCGAGGCGATTGTGCCCTGGGCGCTGACCGGCCGTCTGCCGTGGGGGGTGTTCATTCTCTTCGGCGGCGGACTGAGCCTGGCGGACGCGATGCAGTCGACCGGCGTCTCGGACGCGGTGGCCCGCTCGCTCTCCGGTCTGGCGGTCGTGCCGGCGCCGATCCTGCTCTTCCTGGTCGTGACCATGCTCATCTTCGCCAGCGAGATCGCCTCGAATACGGCCCTAGTGGCCACCGCAGTGCCGATCGTCGGGGCGATGGCACCCGGCCTGGGCATCCCCACGGAGAAGCTGGTCGTGGCGGCGACGCTCGGGGCGAGCTTTGCTTTCATGCTGCCGGTCGGCACGCCGCCCAGCGCGCTGATCTTCTCCACCGGCCGCGTGCCGATGCGGGAGATGCTGCGCGTCGGTTTCGTGCTGGACCTCTGCGCCGCGGCCATCATCACCGTGATGTGCTCGATCCTCGCCTGA
- a CDS encoding FAD-dependent oxidoreductase, producing the protein MSRVVIVGGGIIGLSCARFLKRDGHEAIVLERSPGPSGCSFGNAGLVSPSHFVPLAAPGMIAKGLRMLGNPKSPFWIRPRLDRDLMKWLWKFYRSATPAHVAGCEGLLRDISLLSKKLYVELAAESDNRIGLVQKGLLVLCKKSATLAHEAAVARRANQIGLRASLLTQGEVAALEPELTLDVCGGVHFHDDAHLNPALVMQELALGADIHYGTEVTGFDMLGDRVVAVRTTRERIEGDEFVIATGSWSGAAARQLGAELPMQAGKGYSMTIQEPAQMPRTSCLLVEARVAVTPMGGALRFAGTMEIGGVDDTVNPRRVQGICESIPRFLPAFAGAFDARHKQARPVWTGRRPVTPDGLPYLGRFAHLRNAIAAAGHAMLGISLGPATGLLVSNIIGGRSQPFSIEKLRPERFA; encoded by the coding sequence ATGAGTCGCGTGGTCATCGTCGGCGGCGGCATCATCGGCCTCTCCTGCGCCCGCTTCCTGAAGAGGGACGGCCATGAGGCGATCGTGCTGGAGCGCTCGCCCGGGCCCTCCGGCTGCAGCTTCGGCAACGCCGGGCTGGTCTCGCCGAGCCATTTCGTGCCGCTGGCCGCGCCGGGCATGATCGCCAAGGGGCTGCGGATGCTGGGCAACCCGAAGAGTCCCTTCTGGATCCGCCCGCGCCTGGACCGCGACCTGATGAAGTGGCTCTGGAAGTTCTACCGCAGCGCCACGCCGGCGCACGTGGCCGGCTGCGAAGGCTTGCTGCGCGACATCAGCCTGCTGAGCAAGAAACTCTACGTGGAGCTCGCCGCGGAAAGCGATAATCGCATCGGCCTGGTGCAGAAGGGGCTGCTGGTGCTGTGCAAGAAGTCCGCGACGCTGGCCCACGAGGCCGCGGTCGCCCGCCGCGCCAACCAGATCGGACTGCGCGCTTCGCTGCTGACGCAGGGCGAGGTTGCCGCGCTGGAACCGGAATTGACGCTGGACGTCTGCGGCGGCGTGCACTTCCACGACGACGCGCACCTGAATCCGGCGCTGGTGATGCAGGAGCTGGCCCTTGGCGCGGACATCCATTACGGCACCGAGGTCACGGGCTTCGACATGCTCGGGGACCGGGTGGTGGCGGTGAGGACCACGCGCGAGCGGATCGAAGGCGATGAGTTCGTGATCGCCACGGGGTCCTGGTCGGGAGCGGCGGCGCGGCAGCTTGGCGCGGAACTTCCGATGCAGGCGGGCAAGGGCTACAGCATGACGATTCAGGAACCAGCGCAGATGCCGCGAACTTCCTGTCTGCTCGTCGAGGCCCGCGTGGCGGTGACCCCGATGGGCGGCGCGCTGCGCTTCGCGGGCACCATGGAGATCGGCGGCGTCGATGACACGGTCAATCCCCGGCGCGTGCAGGGCATCTGCGAGTCGATCCCGCGTTTTCTGCCAGCCTTTGCCGGCGCCTTCGACGCGCGGCACAAGCAGGCGCGCCCGGTCTGGACCGGACGGCGCCCGGTCACGCCGGACGGACTTCCCTATCTGGGGCGTTTCGCGCATCTGCGCAACGCGATCGCCGCCGCCGGCCACGCCATGCTGGGCATCAGCCTCGGGCCTGCGACCGGTCTGCTGGTGAGCAACATCATCGGCGGAAGGAGCCAGCCCTTCAGTATCGAGAAACTCAGGCCGGAGCGCTTCGCATGA